In a single window of the Coraliomargarita parva genome:
- the trpB gene encoding tryptophan synthase subunit beta, producing the protein MQTEKPVLEVDPLSLPDVRGHFGPYGGMYVPETLMTPLFELTEAYHEARKDPAFQKELDFHLREFAGRPTNLYFAERLTEHCGGAKIYLKREDLLHTGAHKINNALGQALVAKRMGKKRIIAETGAGQHGIATAAMCAKMGFECVIYMGEEDMRRQALNVYRMRLCGAEVRGVSAGQKTLKEAVNEAMRDWVTNVRDTHYIIGSALGAHPFPMMVRDFQRVIGEEARRQILEKEGRLPDEVAACVGGGSNAIGVFFAFLQDEAVRLTGVEAGGREITRGEHAARFAGGRLGVLQGAKTWILQDDDGQIDLTHSVSAGLDYAAVGPEHAYYKDAGRIDFGYATDAEALDAFKAMCSIEGIVPALESSHGVAYTMKRAREMAPDQIIIGNLSGRGDKDVQEVARVLGEQ; encoded by the coding sequence TCGAAGTCGATCCGCTCAGCCTGCCCGATGTCCGCGGCCACTTCGGCCCCTATGGTGGCATGTATGTGCCCGAGACCTTGATGACGCCGCTCTTCGAACTGACGGAAGCCTATCACGAGGCCCGCAAGGACCCGGCATTCCAGAAGGAACTCGACTTTCATCTGCGCGAATTCGCCGGCCGTCCAACCAATCTGTATTTCGCGGAGCGCCTTACCGAGCACTGCGGCGGAGCCAAGATCTATCTCAAGCGGGAAGACCTGCTCCACACCGGCGCCCACAAGATAAACAATGCCCTCGGCCAGGCCCTGGTTGCCAAACGCATGGGCAAGAAACGAATCATCGCCGAAACCGGAGCCGGGCAGCACGGCATCGCCACCGCCGCCATGTGTGCGAAGATGGGCTTTGAGTGCGTCATTTACATGGGTGAGGAAGACATGCGCCGCCAGGCCCTCAACGTCTATCGCATGCGCCTCTGCGGCGCCGAGGTGCGCGGCGTCTCCGCCGGTCAGAAAACCCTGAAGGAAGCGGTCAACGAAGCCATGCGCGACTGGGTGACCAATGTACGCGACACCCACTACATCATCGGCTCCGCCCTCGGGGCACACCCCTTCCCCATGATGGTGCGCGACTTCCAGCGCGTCATCGGCGAGGAAGCCCGACGCCAGATCCTCGAGAAGGAAGGCCGCCTCCCGGATGAGGTCGCCGCCTGCGTCGGAGGCGGCTCCAACGCCATCGGCGTCTTCTTTGCCTTCCTCCAGGACGAAGCCGTCCGCCTCACCGGTGTCGAAGCCGGCGGCCGCGAAATCACCCGCGGCGAGCACGCCGCCCGTTTTGCCGGCGGCCGCCTCGGCGTCCTGCAAGGCGCCAAGACCTGGATCCTGCAGGATGACGATGGACAGATCGATTTGACCCATTCCGTCTCGGCTGGCCTGGACTATGCCGCCGTCGGTCCCGAACATGCCTACTACAAGGATGCCGGACGCATCGATTTCGGTTACGCCACCGATGCCGAAGCACTCGACGCCTTCAAGGCCATGTGCTCGATCGAAGGCATCGTCCCCGCCCTGGAATCCTCCCACGGCGTCGCCTACACCATGAAGCGCGCCCGCGAGATGGCTCCGGACCAGATCATCATCGGCAACCTCAGCGGCCGTGGCGACAAGGACGTCCAGGAAGTGGCCCGCGTACTGGGCGAACAATAA
- a CDS encoding anthranilate synthase component II, whose protein sequence is MLLVIDNFDSFTYNLVQYFGQLGVEQKVFRNNEITPEEALALNPDRVMISPGPCSPTEAGVSLEMIGAFAGKKPILGVCLGHQSIGQYFGGKVVRADRLMHGKTSPVKHRNTDLFEGLPNPFRATRYHSLLVERSSLPDCLEITAETDEGEIMGLAHKELPVWGVQFHPESIATEDGMRILQNFLKL, encoded by the coding sequence ATGCTCCTCGTCATCGATAATTTTGATTCCTTCACCTACAATCTGGTCCAGTACTTCGGCCAGTTGGGGGTGGAGCAAAAGGTCTTCCGGAACAATGAAATCACCCCGGAAGAGGCGCTGGCCCTCAACCCGGACCGCGTCATGATCTCTCCCGGCCCCTGCTCGCCCACCGAAGCCGGGGTCAGCCTCGAGATGATCGGCGCCTTTGCCGGCAAGAAGCCGATCCTCGGCGTCTGCCTCGGCCACCAAAGCATCGGACAGTATTTCGGCGGCAAGGTCGTGCGCGCCGACCGCCTCATGCACGGCAAAACCTCCCCCGTGAAGCACCGGAACACCGACCTCTTCGAAGGCCTCCCCAATCCCTTCCGGGCCACTCGCTACCACTCGCTCCTCGTCGAGCGCAGCAGCCTGCCCGACTGCCTCGAAATCACCGCCGAGACCGACGAAGGTGAAATCATGGGCCTCGCCCACAAGGAACTCCCCGTCTGGGGCGTCCAGTTCCACCCCGAGTCCATCGCCACCGAAGACGGCATGCGCATCCTCCAGAACTTCCTCAAGCTCTAG